From the Helianthus annuus cultivar XRQ/B chromosome 17, HanXRQr2.0-SUNRISE, whole genome shotgun sequence genome, the window CAAAAAAATATGGAGGATTTGGAATAGGCGATTTGGGAAGTGCCAATTTAGCGTTATTGGTAAAATGGGGATGGAAATTTAAGATGAATCCGGAAGCATTATGGGCGAAGGCTGTTAAGGCAATTCATGCAAATAAGAGGAGTCACAAATACATTCCAGTCAAGAAGGGAATCCCGGGTCTGTGGAAAGACATAGTATCATCATTTAAAGAACTGGATAATAGAGGAATAAAGGTGGAAGAAAGACTAGTGGCAAAATTAGGAGATGGAACAAAGGTGATGTTTTGGATGGATAATTGGACAGGAATGAAGCCGTTCAAAGACTGGTTTCCTGATTTATTCAAGATTGCAAAGAATAAACAAGCTCACGTTGCAGATTTTGCTATAAAACTACCAAACGAAGTGCAGTGGAACATAGACTGGATGAGACCTCCAAACACTGATGCTGAATGGCTACAATGGTCGGGTATGCTGAATAagttaaacaaaataaaattccTCACAGGAAAAGACCGATGGGGCTGGATGAATGAGAAGTGGGACGAGTTCTCAGTGGCGGCTGTAAAGGAGCATATAAACAAACAAACGGTGAATGAACAGGAAGAGCGAAGGAAACATTGGATTACGTGGCTACCTGCAAAAGTAAATTACTTCACTTGGAGGATGGCATTAGGAAGGATCCCAGTTAAAACAGAACTGAGGAGAAGAGGAGTTGAGTTAGATAACAACCTATGCTCTAGATGTGGATCAGTTGAAGAATCGACAGGTCACCTCATTAGCGAATGTACGAGATCGGTTCCTATGTGGAGAAAAGTAATCGCGTGGCTGAAGTTACCATCATCGATGGACACTAGTATGTGGGAGAAGATATTAACGTGTGCAGACGGTTTAAAGGGATCATCGGAATGGAAGAAAATTGTAAAATTGATTATACAAGCGACCATGTGGCATCTTTGGAAAGCAAGGAATGAAAAGGAGTTTAGAGGAACCACAAGATCAGAAGATAACGTAATGAACGACATTAAGGCAGACACGTTCTTGTGGGTGAAAAGTAGATCGAGATTGAAAGACTTAGTATGGGAAAGATGGGAGGATTTCAATATAAGAGACATTGTAAAATAGTAGTACAAGAATTGGGGGATAGGGGATAAAATAATTTGTGTAATTTTTAGTTGTAATCTTTTGGGTTTTACAGCATATGTTGGGCCTATTCTATAATCATAGAattttaccgttcaaaaaaaaagctAGCACAATATGATCATTTATGAGTTTGAGGTGGATTTGTTACAACGCGAAACATGTCTACTGTCCCGCTTAGTTATGTTGTCTAGGTGAGGCCAACGTAAATGAGCCAAGTCTTGGATCTCCATTTTCTAACCATCTTAAGAGAGATCCAAGAGTATGTAAGCCAATTTCTAACCCATATAAAGAAAACAAATTGGGATCAAGACTAGTAAATAGTTGCGATAGGGAAAGAAAAATAGCTATTAAAGAATCTAGTGGCGGTTTCTTGGTAGCGTGGCATTGTATGAAGAGTCGCGATAAGTTCGTCGATAAATTGGCAAATAGCAACACTTTGAAGAATCAAATAAATGGGATTGTGGTGGAGGATACATGGGTGATGAATCTCGGTGGTGGTCAAAGATTTTTTTCGTAGTTTTTTTCCATAATGAATTCAAGGAATCTATGTTAAGAGGCAAAAATTTGGGAGACGGCTTCAAAAGCTTACAGTTTCTCAAAGTGACTTCCTTGTAAGACCATTTTCTAAAGAAGAATTAAAATTTGCGGTTTGGGATTGTCGTGGTGACAAAGCACCCAGACTAGACCAGGCGGTCTAACCTTTTCACTTCTGAATTTGGGCGGACTCCGAGCCTATTCTATCTCGGCAATGATGGAATTCTACACCCTTGGCTTACACTGTGAAGGTaaggaaaagaaacaaaaagaaagtaaaaatattttgtgttccagagtttcatttaagaaaggaaaataaaacatgtcgtgttcccgagtttcatttaaggaaggaaaagaaaggaaaactagGCTAAATTCTTTAGTTTTTCTTTCCTTTCGATTTGGAAggaaatggggggggggggggaaagacatctttttttttttctttctcgtCCTTCCTTTCTCACTTTTACTTTCTTATCTTTTCCCTCgttaagttaactcgggaacagaGCGTTAGTTTATAAAGCGAGTGGAGAATCTTTTATCTCTTTAATTCCAAAGACTAGGACCCCTAAACGACTAATAACTATAGGTCGATATCCTATAGAGGCATGGTGTAAAAGGTTATTTCTAAGGTGCTTGTCAAATAGTCTGGTTACACTCATGGACTATCTAGTTTCATCCTCCCAACTAGCCTTTATTGGTGAACGAAACATTAtgtatagagtaaattacttcttgagtccatgtgttttattagttttaaccatttgagtccaaaatcaaaaagtttaacgtcctTAGTCCCTAAccgttcattttataacgttttgaatccaattttgttcattttataacgttttgggTCCAATTTTGTTAAAAGAAAAAAGATTGGACCCAAagggttaaaatttggactcaaatgctTATAAAAAAACGTCTAGAAACTCAGAGAGTTAAACATTTTAATTttagactcaaatggttaaaaccacaagtactcaaaaagtaatttactataaATTCTTCCCACTTATGTATAATAACTTGGGTGTCAAACACCAAATCCTAGGTGCTTATATTGTAAATCTGTCAAACCTCAAGGGTTAGAAGGTAATTTCCAAATCAAAAACCAAAATAGCAGACGATTTCTTATATTCAATCAAACACGCCGAAGAACACAAACTCATCACGGAACAAGATTTCAGTCACTGGTCAACGTCGGTCAACCTCTTCTCTAATGGTGAGATTTTACTTCATCTTCACATCTACTTGAAACTTCATTTATTacaattttatatgtaatttgaTTATTTACTTCGTTCATAAAAATGGGATTGATTGTTACAGTTCTAAAAATCTTTAATTGATACTTAGTTTTTTTAGGGTTTATTTGATATTTTCAAGGGTTTTTTTTTAAGGTTACAGAAAGTGAACAGCTTTAAGTTTTTTATGATCTGTGTTGTTTACAAGATGGAATTGGGGGTTTTGCAATGGATAATAATCAAAGTATTTTGAATTAAGTGTTTGGTAAAGTAACTatgatttttaagaaattaaTTCAAATAAGTTTCCCAAATTAAGTTTAAAAAAAGGGTGTTTTTCTTTCAGCCTATGATAATTATTTTAGTTACAactatgatttaaaaaaaaaaaaaaaaaaaaaaaaaaaaaaaaaaaaactagttttttaAGGCTAGTGATGTGACCCTTATATGAATATGTCATacgcatggttgcaaaagtcgttaggcactccctagtcggatttgagagtactcggcctgggcggagattactcggggagtagTTAGCCTAGGCGAACAGTACTTGctcctcggcagcctaccttgtagcgagtgcTCGGGGAATACTCGGAGCCTAGGCAGGACTTTTACAGCCATGGTCATAAGCAGAATTTGTTTATCCAAACATTATAAACCGTTTAGGCGTTTATTGCAAGCACTTCTAATCGCGTAAACAGTGTTAACCGCACCCTCTAAATACGTAAGAAATTGCTCGGCtgtaacttaaaaaaaaaaagcttgTTCTTTTGCTATTTTTAGAACTTGTTAGACCTGTTATGGTCTGATTTTTCAGTGTTGTATATGATAGATTTTGCTTTGTTTCTGTATGTGTAACCAATATATTTCTAGTAGTAATTTATTCCCGTTTGAGTGCAGTCGAAAAGGCACACTATTATCCTTATGCAGACTTCTCAAAACCGAGCAACAAGGACATTTATGGATTATGAGTCAGTAAGCCAAGCAATGGACGGTATGTTTACTTTATCTGTTCAACCATTACGAAAACAATCCGATTTTTCTATTAACcatttttttttggtaaaattaAAAAAGAGAACAATTGTCTTACGCAATCGATATTATGTGTAATCTGCATAGGCGTAATCTTGCGTTTGGTTTCTATGTGAAGGTATATGTGCATTATATGAAAGGAAACTAAAGGATTTGAATCCAGCTATGAGAAACATAACTTATGACATCCAAGATCTCTATAATTTCATCGACGGCCTTGCTGATCTCAGCGCATTGGTGTAAGTGTTCTTTCTGTTCCCACATcgaaaatatatatatgtttctCGTTCTCCACCCCCATTTTAAACATCAATGGGTAAGGGTGTGTTTGGATGTGTTTTTTTCAAAAACGATatcaataatcagaatcagataatagTTGTAATGAAATAAGTTGTTGAAAATAGCGTGGGTGTTCGTTTATTGTTGAAACCAACCGAACCGAAGCAAATCTCCCCGTTTGAGTTTTATATGGTTCAGGCCATGGTTTGAAACACCGGATTTAACGGTTTGGAACTTGAAACTGACCGTTTAcctttattatattattattttcttttttttttatcattttcaaaattcaatacAAACCTGACAAATCCTAATTTTTTGATAGAGTAAATTACtgtttgagtccctgtgttttagtggttttaaccaattgagtccaaaatcaaaaagtttaacgccctgagtccctagccatttattttataacgttttgagtccaattttgttcattttataacgatttgagtccaaaaaattggactcaaaaggttaaaattttgactcaaaa encodes:
- the LOC110921676 gene encoding enhancer of rudimentary homolog, with product MSKRHTIILMQTSQNRATRTFMDYESVSQAMDGICALYERKLKDLNPAMRNITYDIQDLYNFIDGLADLSALVYDHSIQAYLPNDREWIRNKMFHHLKKLAH